The Anolis carolinensis isolate JA03-04 chromosome 1, rAnoCar3.1.pri, whole genome shotgun sequence genome window below encodes:
- the LOC100553483 gene encoding uncharacterized protein LOC100553483 has product MENMELSDASVSSSELPDSTVDESQSRKRFISSSSDEDDDCDLAKRKCEEDRVVSESANRLLETLSSEPAIPSSEQGVTENSSGAAKEEEVKSPSIAAIWKLCCVASSQLQETPEMSAIQRPGHVIMSSILGLDVKTETGNVEQKTVMLETAKATVYGILDHCLNEILFEACPGCQIFAGNQMSHECVLWNNKFLSKKLKDICGNLCFINTLHIFLLIGYCQNSLYMTSEILDYIMNLVTYIGQTDKAIKVLNAGLKSCNQEILQQVKTVLKNRPYKHYVKFWPIITNFKKE; this is encoded by the exons ATGGAAAATATGGAATTATCAGATGCCAGTGTTTCTTCCTCAGAGCTACCTGATTCAACAGTTGATGAATCCCAAAGCAGGAAACGCTTCATAAGTtcaagttctgatgaggatgatgactgTGATTTAGCTAAAAGAAAATGTGAGGAAGACCGGGTGGTTTCCGAATCAGCTAAcaggcttttggaaacactttcatCAGAACCAGCAATACCATCCTCTGAGCAg gGGGTTACAGAAAATTCATCAGGGGCAGCTAAAGAAGAAGAAGTGAAGTCACCATCTATCGCTGCTATTTGGAAGCTATGCTGCGTAGCATCAAGCCAGCTACAA GAGACCCCTGAAATGAGTGCTATTCAACGCCCAGGCCATGTGATTATGTCAAGCATTCTTGGATTGGATGTCAAGACTGAAACAGGGAATGTAGAGCAGAAGACGGTCATGTTGGAGACCGCCAAAGCAACCGTTTACGGGATATTAGATCACTGTTTAAACGAAATATTATTTGAGGCGTGTCCGGGTTGTCAGATTTTTGCAGGGAATCAGATGAGTCATGAATGTGTGTTATGGAACAACAAATTCCTAAGCAAAAAATTGAAGGATATTTGTGGAAATTTATGCTTCATAAATACCcttcatatttttcttttgataGGTTACTGTCAAAACTCTCTGTATATGACCTCTGAAATATTGGACTACATTATGAATTTGGTAACATATATTGGCCAAACTGATAAGGCTATTAAAGTTCTAAATGCTGGATTGAAGAGTTGCAACCAGGAGATTCTGCAGCAAGTCAAAACTGTGCTAAAAAACCGTCCATACAAACATTATGTCAAATTTTGGCCTATTATAACTAATTTTAAGAAAGAGTAA